The genomic window CTTCAACGCGCATTCGGCTTAAAACCCACGCTTGGTGAAATTCCTGCATATCATAAAAACTAATGCCGCCAACTTCTGAATGTGCTGCAGCAGTCAATTGTAAAATATTACACAAATCGGTGTATTTTAAATAACCTGCAGGCGTGCATTGTGTGAAATTGATTTCCCAGTCTTTACTTAAAACTGATGTGAAATTTGGAGATATTGGCATTTTTAATTTTAAATTTTTGTTTTTTAGAGAATAGAAAAAAGAATAAAGAAAATTAGATTTTGATCTTTACTTTAGAAGACTTTCTATATAATTTATAATTTCTTTTCTATCTATCGCGTAATCAAACCATTTTGTATTTTCATTTCGTTTGAACCACGTTAATTGTCTCTTGGAGAATCTTCTAGTGTTTTTTTTGATTTCTTCTATTGCAAAAGGCAATGTAAATTCTCCGTCAAAATAACTAAATAATTCTCTATAACCGACCGTTTGAAGCGCATTTAACGCTTTATTAGGATACAATGTTTTAGCTTCTTCCAGCAAACCTTCGTTTATCATAATGTCAACACGCTGGTTGATTCGGTTGTAAATGATTTCTCTTTCGGCATCTAAACCAATTAAAATAGGAGTGAAGTCTCGATTGTTTTTCTTCTGATTTAAGAATGAAGAATAAGGTTTTCCTGTTCCAATGCAAACTTCTACAAAACGCATCATTCGCTGCGGGTTTTGTAATGTCTGAGGATTTTCGATAGTTGTTTTTTGGTAATAATCTGGATCTAGATTTTTTAGTTGTTCCTGAAGATATTCAATTCCGAGTTTTTCGTAATTTAAATTTACTTCTGAACGAACTTCTGGACTGATTTCTGGAAATTCATCAAAACCTTTTAAAATAGCATCTACATATAGTCCTGAACCTCCAATAAGAATAACATAATCGTTGTTTTGAAAAAGTTCTTCGATTTTGGCTAAAGCTTCTTTTTCGTAATCGCCAACGGTGTAATTTTCAAAAATAGATTTATTTTGAATGAAATGATGTTTGGCAGAATTCAATTCTTCTTGATTGGGAACGGCTGTACCAATAGTCATTTCTTTGAAAAACTGACGGCTGTCGCAAGAAACGATCTCGCATTTAAAATGTTGTGCCAAAGCAATACTTAAGGCTGTTTTGCCTATGGCTGTTGGTCCGACAATGGTTATTAGGTATTTCATATTTTTTAGCCCAGATGGAAATGAAAACCCCGGACTTATATTTGTTCGTTTTTTTTGGTGTAAAAGAGCGACCAGCGGAAGCTCCTTTTATGCCTTAAAAAAACAACAAAGATAAGGAGGAGTTGCAATGTACAGCTGGATTAGCTTCTAAAATTAATTATTTGGCAATTCGCTTCCACATTCGTAACAATATTTTGCGCTGTCAAAATGGACTTGGGAATTGCAGTTTTTGCATGTTTTTTTGGTGCTTACTGCACTGTTTCTCAAACTGCTTTTGGCAAATTCGGCAGTTACAATTCCGGTTGGAACCGCAATTATTCCATATCCTAAAATCATTACTAATGCTGCAATAAATTGTCCTAAAGGAGTTTGTGGTGAAATGTCTCCATAACCAACTGTTGTTAAAGTTACAATTGTCCAGTAAATTCCCATTGGGATGCTTGTAAAACCAGATTCTTGGCCTTCGACTAAGTACATAATTGTACCGATAATTACAGTACTGATGAGCACAAAATATATAAAAACTAGAATCTTTTCTTTGCTAGCTTCTATTGCCTCTTTTAATTGCAGGGATTGATGTGAAATTTGCGGAATATGTAAGATTTTGAATAATCGTAAAAAACGTAAAGCTCTTACGATTGATAAAATACTTGCGCCAGGGAAAAATATTGATAGATACATGGGTAGGACCGCAAGCAAGTCTATAATTCCGTAAAAACTGAAGATATATTTAACAGGTTTTTGAATGGATATTATTCTTAAAATATATTCGATTGTAAAAAAAACGGTGATAACCCATTCGCAAATAAGGAGCTGTTCGTGGTACTTTGAACTGATTCCTTTAACTGTGTCCAGCATAATTAAAAGAACGCTCAATAAAATCAATCCTAAAAGAACCAAATCAAACATACGTCCTAAAATGGTATTGGTGCCATATAGGATTATCTTAACTTTTTCTCGAAAGATTTCGTATTGTGATTTTTTATTTTTCATATCCACTAAGATAATGAAAGTTTTATATTGTTAAAAATTTAAAATCTTGATAGATTTACTTTTTCGAAGGTAGCTTTGAAGAATGTTTTTTACATCGCGGTTGTGCTCCATCGGAATCAAAATGGTTTTAAGGATCTCAATATTAGTAATTTGATAATTAAGATCATAGTAAGCATAACCCTTATAAATTCCATTTTCGATTAAAATAGCACTTCGTTCGTTTATATTACGGCCTTTGTCAATCAGGATCATGCTTTTATTTTCAAAACTATTCTCGGAAATAAATTGCTGAACTCTTAAATTGTAAACTTCAGGAGTTATTTCGCCAATGCAGGCGCCGTCACATTCTTTGATTGAATATTGAAAACACTCTTTCTTGCTATGATACAATCCTGTTAATTTTTGACATAAATGGTATTTTGCCGTGAATTTAAAAAGTGCATTTTTGCCTTCTTGCAAAGAAACAAACGATGTGATGTCTTTCTTACGTCCGTCAGCTTTTTCAAGTTTTAAATTGAGATAACCATTCGAGTCTTTCTCGGCATATAATGCAAAAGGAAATACTGTCTTTTTCTGAGAACGATTATGTCTCGGACGATTAATTTTTACTTCCTGACTTTCTTTTAAAAGTGCAATCAATTCACTTCCAGTTTCATCATAAGTTATGGTAAAAACTTCAGCCTGGATTCTTTTGCTTTTAGTTGTAATTCCCGTAAAATGCTGATTGACTCTCTTTTTTATGTTATGGCTTTTACCAATATAAATTAAGGTGCCGCTTTCATTATAAATATAATAAACACCAGTTTTAGCCGGCATTTGACTTAAAAGATCTAAGAATTTAGGAGCAATTCCTTTTTCGACTTCGAGTTTTATAAAATCTTTTACGATTGTTTTTTCTACGTCTTTTTCTAAGAGCATTTTAAACAATTTTGTCGTAGCCATTGCGTCTCCGCTGGCACGATGTCTGTCTGCCATTGGAATTCCCAATGCACGAACCAATTTTCCTAAACTGTAAGAAGGCTGTTCTGGAATTAGTTTTTTGGCCAATTCTACAGTACAAAGAGTTCTGGCTTCAAAATCGTAGCCTAAACGTCTAAATTCTGTTCTTAAAATTCGATAATCGAAAGAGGCATTGTGAGCCACAATAACGCAGTTGGATGTTATTTCGATAATGCGTTTGGCGACTTCATAAAACTTTGGTGCAGAACGCAGCATAGCATTATTGATTCCAGTTAGCTTTACGACGAAAGGCTGAATCGGAATTTCAGGATTGACAAGGCTTATGAATTGGTCAACTACTTCGTGTCCATCAAATTTATAGATGGCGATTTCAGTAATTCCTTCTTCGTTAAACTGCCCTCCAGTTGTTTCTATGTCTAGTATTGCGTACAAATTTAGTATTCGTTCTCAGTTTTTAGTATTCAGTTGTTGTATAGGCGCGTATCCGTCCTTACGAAATGTGGTTTTTGATAATCAACGTCCTCCAAAAATGCTGCTTCCAATGCGAACCATTGTGCTGCCACATTCTATTGCAAGCTGATAATCTCCAGACATTCCCATAGAAATTGTAGAGACGCATTGCAATGCATCTTTACCATATCCGTCAATGTTTTTTAATGAGTCAAAAATGGATTTTAAATGGGTAAATTCTTTTTTAATTTGGTTTTGATCTTCTGTGAAAGTTGCCATTCCCATTAAACCTAAGATACGAATATTTTTTAACTCTTTGAATGCTGAAGAAGTTAAAAGTTCGTTTAATTCGTTTTCGTCAAGACCAAATTTAGTTTCTTCTTCGGCAATATACATTTCAAGAAGACAATCTATTGTTCTATTGTTTTTTAAAGCTTGTTTGTTGATTTCTTGTAATAATTTCAAACTATCTACACCATGAATTAAACTCACAAATGGTGCCATAAATTTTACTTTATTCGTTTGCACATGACCAATCATGTGCCATTGAATATCTTTTGGCATTTCTTCCCATTTTTCAGTCATTTCTTGGATTTTGTTTTCTCCAAAAATGCGCTGGCCAGCTTCATAGGCTTGCATTAAGTCTGAAACTGGTTTTGTTTTAGAAACGGCAACAAGAGTTACATGTTCAGGTAAACTTGCTTTGATTGTATTTAAATTCGATGGAATCGACATGATATTTATTTTTTATAAAAATTGCTTAGAAATTTTCTCTGCTTTTTTACTTTCGCTGTAATCGTAAAAACCTTCTCCAGATTTAACGCCTAGTTTTCCAGCTCTTACCATATTAACCAATAATGGGCAAGGAGCATATTTTGGGTTTTTGAAACCTTCGTACATTACATTTAAAATGGCAAGACAAACATCAAGCCCAATAAAATCAGCTAATTGAAGCGGTCCCATTGGATGTCCCATGCCTAATTTCATTACCGTGTCAATCTCATAAACTCCCGCAACTTTATTGTATAACGTTTCAATTGCTTCGTTTAGCATAGGCATTAAAATTCTATTGGCTACGAAACCAGGATAATCGTTTACTTCAACAGGAACTTTTCCTAATTTCTCAGATAAATCCATTATGATTTTTGTGACTTCATCGCTTGTGTTATAACCGCGGATGATTTCAACTAATTTCATAATTGGCACCGGATTCATAAAATGCATTCCGATAACACGCTCAGGATGTGCAACAACAGAACCAATTTGTGTAATGGATATTGAAGAAGTATTAGTTGCTAAAATAGTATTATGAGAACAAGCTTCGTTTAATTGCTTGAAAATATTCAGTTTTAATTCTACGTTTTCTGTTGCGGCTTCTACCACTAAATCAACACCAACAACACCATCTTTAATGTCTGTATAGGTAATAATATTGGTAATAGTTTTGGCAACGTCTTCTTGTGTAATTGTACCTTTTGCAAGCATACGGTCTAAATTGGCCGCAATAGTTGCCATTCCTTTATCTAATGATTTTTCTGAAACGTCGATTAGTTTTACGGTAAAACCGCTTTGTGCAAATGTATGAGCAATTCCGTTACCCATTGTTCCTGCACCAATTACAGCTATAGTTTTCATTTAATTTTGGTATTTAAATTTTAAAAGTTAAGGTTTAAAGTGACTTTTCCGCCAGCTTTAAACCTTAAAAATAATGAGTTGTATTTTTTATTATTTATCGAAACAATCAATAATCTGGTAGGCTACACGTAAAGCATCTGTCGCTTGTTCTAATGTTACAACCGGCGTTGTATCTGTGTTAATTGCATTTGCAAAAGATTCTAACTCGTCCAGGATTGCATTATTTTGCTCAACATCTGGATTAGTAAAATAGATTTGTTTTTTTACGCCTTCTGCATTTTGCAGAATCATATCAAAATCTCCAGGAACTTCTGGCGCATCTTTCATACGAACTACTTCGCATTTTTTTTCTAAAAAGTCAACTGAAATGTAAGCATCTTTTTGGAAAAAACGAGATTTTCTCATATTCTTCATTGAGATTCTGCTGGCTGTTAAGTTGGCAACACAGCCATTTTCAAATTCAATTCTAGCATTGGCAATATCTGGCGTATCACTGATAACAGAAACTCCGCTTGCATGAATGTCTTTTACTTTTGAATTAACAACACTCAAAATGGCATCAATATCATGAATCATTAAATCCAAAACCACAGGAACGTCCGTACCACGCGGATTAAACTCTGCCAAACGGTGCGTTTCTATAAACATCGGGTTTTCGATCATGTTTTTTGTTGCGATAAAAGCAGGGTTAAAACGCTCCACATGACCAACTTGACCTTTTACATTGTATTCTTTGGCTAAAGCGATAATTTCTTCGGCTTCTTCTACAGTATTGGCAATTGGTTTTTCTATAAAGATATGTTTTCCTGATTTGATTGCAACTTTTGCACATTTATAGTGTGAAAGTGTTGGAGTTACAATATCGATTACATCGACAGCATGAATAAGTTTTGCAATTGTGCTGAAGTTTTTATAGCCAAATTCCTTAGAGATTCTTTCGGCATTTTCTTGATTTTCGTCGTAAAATCCAACTAATTCGTATTTGTCAGATTGTTGTAATAAGCGTAAATGTATTTTACCAAGATGACCAGCACCTAAAACTCCTACTTTTAACATGAGAATGTATTTTAAACAAAAATATAATTTATTTGTTTACCGTGAAAATGAATTTAACTAATTGTGAGTTGTGATTTATGAATTGTAAATTTATCATCTGTGGCTTTTGACTTTCGGCTTTTGACTTTCGATATTATTAATTTAATAATTAAAAATCAATATTTGATTTCCTTTTTAGATTCTTTACTTTTGCGAAAATAAAACCTACCCATTTTGAAAGACACTGCCAAACATCAAGGACTTCGTAATCAATTAGTAAGCACTTTAGAACAAAAGGGAATTACTGATAGAGCGGTTTTAGAGGCGATAAAAAAAATCCCAAGACACCTTTTTTTGAATTCAAGTTTTGAAGATTATGCTTATCAAGATAAGGCTTTTCCTATTGGAGCGGGACAAACTATTTCGCAGCCTTATACGGTTGCCTTTCAATCGCAGTTATTAGAGGTTAAAAAAGACCACAAAATTCTAGAAATTGGAACTGGTTCTGGATATCAAACTGCTGTTTTGTTTAATCTTGGAGCAAAAGTTTATACTGTAGAAAGACAAAAAGAACTGTTTAAACAGACTTCTATTTTGTTTCCAAAATTGAATATTCGCCCAAAACATGTTTCTTTTGGCGATGGCTATAAAGGATTACCAAATTATGCTCCTTTCGACAGTATTATAGTTACAGCTGGTGCACCATTTATTCCACAGCCGTTAATGGCGCAGCTTAAAATAGGAGGAAGGCTTGTGATTCCACTTGGAGAAGATGTTCAGATTATGACTTTATTAATTAGAAAGAACGAAACGCAATTTGAAAAACATGAGTTTGGAGAATTTAGATTTGTTCCTTTATTAGAAGATAAAAATTAAAGAGAAAGCCCAGTTTATACTGGGCTTCTTTTATTTTTCGACTAATTGTATAGCCTTTTGTAGATTTTCCTTTTCAATTTTCAAGATATGATTAATAAAGATAGATTTATCGTTCTTAATTTTGCTTTCTTCTATTATAGATAAATATTCATCTATAGCATTTTGATTCTCTTCAACTGAAGCATACACATAATCATGTTGAAGCAAAATCCAATTTAATATCAAATTTGATATTTGTAGATTTCCGTTTTCAAAAGGACTAATTTCGAGTACTTTTAAATGTGCTTCAGATGCAAGAATTATTGGATGAAGGTTATTTTTATGTGATTCATACCAATTAAAAAATAAATTCATTTCT from Flavobacterium fluviale includes these protein-coding regions:
- the miaA gene encoding tRNA (adenosine(37)-N6)-dimethylallyltransferase MiaA → MKYLITIVGPTAIGKTALSIALAQHFKCEIVSCDSRQFFKEMTIGTAVPNQEELNSAKHHFIQNKSIFENYTVGDYEKEALAKIEELFQNNDYVILIGGSGLYVDAILKGFDEFPEISPEVRSEVNLNYEKLGIEYLQEQLKNLDPDYYQKTTIENPQTLQNPQRMMRFVEVCIGTGKPYSSFLNQKKNNRDFTPILIGLDAEREIIYNRINQRVDIMINEGLLEEAKTLYPNKALNALQTVGYRELFSYFDGEFTLPFAIEEIKKNTRRFSKRQLTWFKRNENTKWFDYAIDRKEIINYIESLLK
- a CDS encoding ion transporter, coding for MKNKKSQYEIFREKVKIILYGTNTILGRMFDLVLLGLILLSVLLIMLDTVKGISSKYHEQLLICEWVITVFFTIEYILRIISIQKPVKYIFSFYGIIDLLAVLPMYLSIFFPGASILSIVRALRFLRLFKILHIPQISHQSLQLKEAIEASKEKILVFIYFVLISTVIIGTIMYLVEGQESGFTSIPMGIYWTIVTLTTVGYGDISPQTPLGQFIAALVMILGYGIIAVPTGIVTAEFAKSSLRNSAVSTKKTCKNCNSQVHFDSAKYCYECGSELPNN
- a CDS encoding exonuclease domain-containing protein translates to MYAILDIETTGGQFNEEGITEIAIYKFDGHEVVDQFISLVNPEIPIQPFVVKLTGINNAMLRSAPKFYEVAKRIIEITSNCVIVAHNASFDYRILRTEFRRLGYDFEARTLCTVELAKKLIPEQPSYSLGKLVRALGIPMADRHRASGDAMATTKLFKMLLEKDVEKTIVKDFIKLEVEKGIAPKFLDLLSQMPAKTGVYYIYNESGTLIYIGKSHNIKKRVNQHFTGITTKSKRIQAEVFTITYDETGSELIALLKESQEVKINRPRHNRSQKKTVFPFALYAEKDSNGYLNLKLEKADGRKKDITSFVSLQEGKNALFKFTAKYHLCQKLTGLYHSKKECFQYSIKECDGACIGEITPEVYNLRVQQFISENSFENKSMILIDKGRNINERSAILIENGIYKGYAYYDLNYQITNIEILKTILIPMEHNRDVKNILQSYLRKSKSIKILNF
- a CDS encoding YggS family pyridoxal phosphate-dependent enzyme — encoded protein: MSIPSNLNTIKASLPEHVTLVAVSKTKPVSDLMQAYEAGQRIFGENKIQEMTEKWEEMPKDIQWHMIGHVQTNKVKFMAPFVSLIHGVDSLKLLQEINKQALKNNRTIDCLLEMYIAEEETKFGLDENELNELLTSSAFKELKNIRILGLMGMATFTEDQNQIKKEFTHLKSIFDSLKNIDGYGKDALQCVSTISMGMSGDYQLAIECGSTMVRIGSSIFGGR
- a CDS encoding 3-hydroxyacyl-CoA dehydrogenase family protein, with protein sequence MKTIAVIGAGTMGNGIAHTFAQSGFTVKLIDVSEKSLDKGMATIAANLDRMLAKGTITQEDVAKTITNIITYTDIKDGVVGVDLVVEAATENVELKLNIFKQLNEACSHNTILATNTSSISITQIGSVVAHPERVIGMHFMNPVPIMKLVEIIRGYNTSDEVTKIIMDLSEKLGKVPVEVNDYPGFVANRILMPMLNEAIETLYNKVAGVYEIDTVMKLGMGHPMGPLQLADFIGLDVCLAILNVMYEGFKNPKYAPCPLLVNMVRAGKLGVKSGEGFYDYSESKKAEKISKQFL
- a CDS encoding Gfo/Idh/MocA family protein, translating into MLKVGVLGAGHLGKIHLRLLQQSDKYELVGFYDENQENAERISKEFGYKNFSTIAKLIHAVDVIDIVTPTLSHYKCAKVAIKSGKHIFIEKPIANTVEEAEEIIALAKEYNVKGQVGHVERFNPAFIATKNMIENPMFIETHRLAEFNPRGTDVPVVLDLMIHDIDAILSVVNSKVKDIHASGVSVISDTPDIANARIEFENGCVANLTASRISMKNMRKSRFFQKDAYISVDFLEKKCEVVRMKDAPEVPGDFDMILQNAEGVKKQIYFTNPDVEQNNAILDELESFANAINTDTTPVVTLEQATDALRVAYQIIDCFDK
- a CDS encoding protein-L-isoaspartate(D-aspartate) O-methyltransferase, producing MKDTAKHQGLRNQLVSTLEQKGITDRAVLEAIKKIPRHLFLNSSFEDYAYQDKAFPIGAGQTISQPYTVAFQSQLLEVKKDHKILEIGTGSGYQTAVLFNLGAKVYTVERQKELFKQTSILFPKLNIRPKHVSFGDGYKGLPNYAPFDSIIVTAGAPFIPQPLMAQLKIGGRLVIPLGEDVQIMTLLIRKNETQFEKHEFGEFRFVPLLEDKN